Within the Vagococcus carniphilus genome, the region ATTATAACCTTCCATAATTTCATTATAATTTTCTTTTGCTATATTATAGTTATCTAAAAGAACGTTGTAATCTGTAATAGCTTCTTTATAACTTTTAGAATCAACTTCGTAACCAGATATCATTTTTTTGTATTCAAATAACATTGACTCATAATTAAATAACGTATTTTTATAATTATTTATTTTTTGTTCGTAATTTTTTAGTTTGGGTAATATCATAATCGATGCTTCATCAAAACTATTTTTACTCTCTTTGTTATATTTGTTCAATTCTTCTTGGTAAAGAGATAATTCCGATTCATAAGTCTCTTTCATTTTTTTATAATCTTTTTTGCTTTTTTCAAGATTAACTTTTTTTAATTCTAACTCTTTTATTTTATCCTCATAATCACTTTTTTTCTGATTATACTCAGATAATTTATCCATATAAATACTACTATCTAGCTGGTTTTTCCGACTATTTTGATGAACAAATGAATCAGTACGCGCTTTATTATACTTGAGAGGTTCTGTAAAAGCACTTACGGATGAGGTTCCCATGTTTACTAGCGTCATTGTTACGATACTACCTGTCAACCAATTACTTTTCTTCATAAACTATTCTCCTTATATTATAAATAAACGTTTATTTTATGAAATAATAACAAAATATTATCTATTTACATAATACATTCATACTAACATAGATAGCGTTTTTTTAATAAACATATGATAACTAAATCATCTCAAAAAATAACTTATATCACATTTAAAACTCTAGTAAGCTTAAATAAACATATTTAACGATATAAAGATATAAAAATAAAACAAAACAAATAATTAAATTTACAAAATAATATTTTTCGTATCATTACGATATAAAACTCTATTATCTGTTAGCCAAAATAGCATAAAAAAACTACCTGTCAATTATTAATACAAAACAGGTAGTATACTTTATTATCTATTTAGTTTTAAGGTTGAGCCATCCACATCGGTTCTAACGTATTTCCATCTAAATCTTGTACTTCTAATCCAAACATAAATTCCTCAGAAATACTAGTTTCAATTTTATACACATTTCCACCATTTTCTGAAGCTACTTTTCCAAATTCTTTAACTGCTTCTGCACTTGTCATTGAAAAAGCAATCAACACGCTACTTGTTTTGGTATTATCAGCAATCGTTCTATTCGGTGTAAAAAATTGATATCTATTATGCTCCAGCAACATCACAAAAAAATGTTCATCCCAAACCATACAACTTGTTTCTTCATCTGAAAAATCTGGATTTAACGTAAAACCTAATGTTTCATAAAATACAGTTGATGCTTTTACATCTTTAACAGGAAAATTTACGAATACCATTGTCGACATCATTATCATTCCTTTTTCATAAGATAATTTATTATAATTTAACTTATGATTTGTGTAAACAAAAAGACATTTTGAATTTCAAATGGTATAAGAAATAGTTAATCATAAGACTGTAATATTAATCTTAACTCACTCAGATAGGATTCTTTAAGTTCTTTAGGAGATAGGACTTCAACGTGTTTTCCTAAAGACACTAAATACTGAACCATATAATCCAGATGTTCGTTGTTGTAGCTACCTACAAT harbors:
- a CDS encoding glyoxalase — its product is MSTMVFVNFPVKDVKASTVFYETLGFTLNPDFSDEETSCMVWDEHFFVMLLEHNRYQFFTPNRTIADNTKTSSVLIAFSMTSAEAVKEFGKVASENGGNVYKIETSISEEFMFGLEVQDLDGNTLEPMWMAQP